Proteins from a single region of Syntrophales bacterium:
- the pdxS gene encoding pyridoxal 5'-phosphate synthase lyase subunit PdxS: MDEKRYELNVQLAQMLKGGVIMDVTTVEQARIAEEAGAVAVMALERVPADIRAQGGVARMSEPGLIRKIKESVSIPVMAKARIGHFVEAQLLEALKIDYIDESEVLTPADEECHIDKTKFSIPFVCGARNLAEALRRIAEGAAMIRTKGEAGTGNVVEAVRHMRTMNREIRQLVNMPLEEVTGFCKVNGMPYERALKVRELGRLPVVNFAAGGIATPADAALMMQLGCDGVFVGSGIFKSSNPAVRARGIVKATAFFNDPEKILEASLDLGEAMPGLEIGQIPQDQLLAGRGW; encoded by the coding sequence GTGGATGAGAAGCGCTACGAACTGAATGTCCAGCTCGCCCAGATGCTCAAGGGCGGCGTGATCATGGATGTAACGACGGTCGAGCAGGCCCGGATCGCCGAGGAGGCGGGGGCTGTGGCGGTCATGGCCCTCGAGCGCGTCCCCGCGGACATCCGCGCCCAGGGCGGGGTGGCCCGCATGTCGGAGCCGGGGCTGATCCGGAAGATCAAGGAGTCCGTCTCCATTCCCGTCATGGCCAAGGCACGGATCGGACATTTCGTCGAGGCCCAGCTCCTGGAGGCGCTGAAGATCGACTACATCGACGAGAGCGAGGTCCTGACCCCGGCCGACGAGGAATGCCACATCGACAAGACGAAATTCTCCATTCCTTTTGTGTGCGGGGCCCGCAACCTGGCGGAGGCCCTGCGCCGCATCGCTGAGGGAGCGGCCATGATCCGCACGAAGGGCGAGGCGGGGACGGGGAACGTCGTGGAGGCGGTCCGGCACATGCGGACCATGAACCGGGAGATCCGGCAGCTCGTGAACATGCCCCTCGAAGAGGTGACGGGCTTTTGCAAGGTCAACGGCATGCCCTACGAGCGGGCCCTGAAGGTCCGGGAACTGGGCCGCCTGCCGGTGGTGAACTTCGCAGCCGGAGGCATTGCCACGCCGGCCGATGCGGCGTTGATGATGCAGCTCGGCTGCGACGGCGTCTTTGTCGGCTCGGGGATCTTCAAATCCTCCAACCCGGCCGTCCGGGCCCGCGGCATCGTCAAGGCCACGGCGTTCTTCAACGATCCGGAAAAAATCCTCGAAGCGTCCCTGGACCTGGGGGAGGCCATGCCGGGTCTCGAAATCGGCCAGATTCCCCAGGACCAGCTGCTGGCGGGGCGGGGCTGGTGA
- the pdxT gene encoding pyridoxal 5'-phosphate synthase glutaminase subunit PdxT: protein MLGVLDLQGGVLEHLDHLERLGIQALPVKRPEDMTGLSGLIIPGGESTCLSRLLRIFGVDEAIRREHRRGMKIWGTCAGTILLATRVRGEMSHLGLIDMEVERNSFGSQLDSFTATAVVPAVSPDPIPLTFIRSPKILEVGEGVNILLRMNDFIAAVETPDALATVFHPELTGSTAFHRYFAAKCGLQAAPDVPSLDPSWTRTSWTRHARVR from the coding sequence GTGCTGGGCGTCCTGGATCTCCAGGGCGGGGTCCTCGAGCACCTGGATCACCTGGAGCGCCTCGGAATCCAGGCCCTGCCCGTCAAGAGGCCCGAAGACATGACCGGGCTCTCCGGCCTGATCATCCCGGGCGGCGAAAGCACCTGCCTCTCAAGGCTGCTCCGGATCTTCGGGGTCGACGAGGCCATCCGCAGGGAGCATCGACGGGGCATGAAGATCTGGGGGACCTGTGCCGGCACGATCCTCCTGGCCACCCGGGTCCGCGGGGAAATGTCCCACCTGGGCCTCATCGACATGGAGGTGGAGCGGAACAGCTTCGGCAGCCAGCTCGACAGCTTCACGGCCACGGCCGTTGTCCCCGCCGTTTCCCCCGATCCCATCCCGCTCACGTTCATCCGCTCCCCCAAGATCCTGGAGGTTGGAGAAGGCGTGAACATCCTGCTCCGGATGAATGATTTCATCGCCGCCGTGGAGACCCCGGACGCCCTGGCGACGGTTTTTCATCCCGAGCTGACGGGGAGCACCGCCTTCCACCGCTATTTTGCCGCCAAGTGCGGCCTTCAGGCGGCGCCGGACGTCCCGTCCCTGGATCCCTCCTGGACCCGGACGAGCTGGACCCGGCACGCCAGGGTCCGCTGA
- a CDS encoding MBL fold metallo-hydrolase, with product MHVEQFRYSADNLAYLVWNDAGGIAVDGGAVEEILGFLADRHLPLLYVTNTHRHYDHTLGNDALLAATKARLASPDSLDEGNGIDWGGETLLIHPTPGHTEDSVCFQAGSVLLTGDTLFNGTVGNCFSGDLLGFLGSIRRLMALPDETMILAGHDYVRDSMLFARRLEPSNLPALEAYWRTYDPAFVCSSLREERSMNPYLRFNDPGIVAVLKDRGLPRATEEERWLSLMSIE from the coding sequence ATGCACGTCGAGCAGTTCCGATACAGCGCCGACAACCTGGCCTATCTCGTGTGGAACGATGCGGGGGGAATCGCCGTCGACGGCGGTGCCGTGGAAGAGATCCTCGGGTTTCTCGCGGACCGGCACCTTCCGCTCCTGTATGTGACCAACACCCACCGCCATTACGATCACACCCTGGGCAACGATGCGCTCCTGGCGGCGACGAAGGCCCGGCTTGCGAGCCCCGATTCCCTGGACGAGGGGAACGGGATCGATTGGGGCGGAGAAACGCTGTTGATCCACCCGACGCCGGGCCACACGGAGGACTCGGTGTGTTTCCAGGCCGGGTCCGTGCTCCTTACGGGGGACACTCTGTTCAACGGGACGGTGGGAAACTGCTTCTCCGGGGACCTCCTCGGCTTCCTCGGCTCCATCCGGCGGCTGATGGCCCTTCCCGATGAAACGATGATCCTGGCCGGCCACGACTACGTCCGGGATTCGATGCTCTTTGCCAGGAGACTGGAGCCGTCCAACCTGCCGGCCCTTGAGGCGTACTGGCGGACCTACGATCCGGCGTTCGTCTGCTCGTCCCTCCGGGAGGAGCGAAGCATGAACCCCTACCTGCGGTTCAACGACCCGGGGATCGTCGCGGTCCTCAAGGACCGGGGACTGCCCCGGGCGACGGAGGAGGAGCGGTGGCTGTCCCTCATGTCCATCGAGTAG
- a CDS encoding phosphatidylglycerol lysyltransferase domain-containing protein, whose translation MTSKPLEIGDYAILKPYFERQAYDLSPYSLLSLMTWNGHLYRTAWRIDGASAILSFQSDHDPEDRYLVLPVPPPDELGVDDLVRLAEDAGIPCFWFVPDDRVERIGRPVLETRFRLTEQPEYMDYIYRTADLATLKGNRYIRKRNLINQFERAYGNRGRVAVEPISRENVPECLVFLDEWCHLRGGCDPFGEDMLACERRAVIAALENLEALEGIGILVRIDGAVSAFGIASRLNGAMATLNFEKAYPHVRGLYQYLDRECARLLFAGFEFINKESDMGLADLAKSKESYDPVRRLRSWRLDLR comes from the coding sequence ATGACCTCGAAACCCCTGGAAATCGGTGATTACGCCATCCTGAAGCCCTACTTTGAGAGGCAGGCCTACGATCTCTCCCCCTATTCGCTTCTCTCGCTCATGACCTGGAACGGGCATCTCTACCGGACCGCCTGGCGGATCGACGGAGCCTCGGCGATCCTGTCCTTCCAGTCGGACCATGATCCGGAGGACCGTTACCTGGTTCTCCCCGTCCCGCCACCGGATGAACTCGGGGTCGACGACCTCGTCCGGCTTGCCGAAGACGCCGGCATTCCGTGTTTCTGGTTCGTCCCGGACGACCGGGTCGAGCGGATCGGGCGGCCCGTTCTGGAGACCCGGTTCCGGCTCACCGAACAGCCCGAGTACATGGACTACATCTACCGGACGGCCGACCTGGCGACGCTGAAGGGCAACCGCTACATCCGCAAACGAAATCTGATCAACCAGTTCGAGAGGGCCTACGGGAACCGGGGACGGGTGGCGGTGGAGCCGATCAGCCGGGAGAATGTGCCGGAGTGCCTGGTGTTCCTGGACGAGTGGTGCCATCTTCGGGGGGGCTGCGATCCCTTCGGGGAGGACATGCTCGCCTGCGAGCGCCGTGCCGTGATCGCCGCCCTGGAAAACCTGGAGGCACTGGAGGGGATCGGGATCCTGGTCCGCATCGACGGGGCCGTAAGCGCCTTCGGAATCGCTTCCCGGCTGAACGGAGCCATGGCGACCCTCAACTTCGAGAAGGCCTATCCCCACGTCCGGGGTCTCTACCAGTACCTGGACCGGGAGTGTGCCCGTCTCCTCTTCGCCGGGTTCGAGTTCATCAACAAGGAAAGCGACATGGGTCTCGCGGACCTGGCCAAATCCAAGGAGTCCTACGATCCCGTGCGGCGGCTCCGGTCCTGGCGCCTGGACCTCCGCTGA
- a CDS encoding GNAT family N-acetyltransferase — MIEFRFLTAPTEEEALQILGLYREAGWWENVADPDPRDIGRIVAGSYCFLAAFSQGRLVAMGRVLSDGVSDAYIQDVTVEKGMRHRGIGSDLVRGIVERLNADGIRWVGLIAAGNTEDFYRPLGFRPVPGALAMLQR, encoded by the coding sequence ATGATCGAGTTCCGTTTTCTCACCGCCCCGACCGAAGAGGAAGCCCTGCAGATCCTCGGCCTGTACCGCGAAGCGGGCTGGTGGGAAAATGTAGCGGACCCGGACCCGCGAGATATCGGCCGGATCGTGGCGGGCAGTTACTGCTTCCTGGCGGCGTTCTCGCAGGGACGCCTGGTCGCCATGGGGCGGGTCCTGAGCGACGGCGTCAGCGACGCCTACATCCAGGATGTGACGGTGGAGAAAGGTATGCGACACCGGGGGATCGGGAGCGACCTCGTCCGGGGAATCGTCGAGCGGCTCAACGCGGACGGGATCCGCTGGGTCGGCCTCATCGCCGCCGGAAACACGGAAGACTTCTACCGGCCCCTCGGGTTCCGGCCCGTGCCCGGGGCCCTGGCCATGCTGCAGAGATAA
- a CDS encoding HD domain-containing protein — translation MKNVFVRDIRQGDKVSDVFLVAEKNMAFSQKGAPYLSLKLKDRTGEVDGKVWDHAPEWDQAFKKGDFVQVNARAVSYRDAVQLNVLGLKKLDESEVDPMDFLPASAGDPEAMFAELMGFVDRIATPHLKALLTAFFRDEALVGRFKRAPAAKSFHHNTLGGLLEHTLSVTRLLERAADHYPGADRDLLITGGILHDIGKVHEFSYDRMVEYTDAGRLVGHIVMGVEMLDARLAELPDFPEQAAMALRHLILSHHGVLEFGSPKRPKTLEALIVHHMDDLDAKVNALQTFIESSPEEDSGWTPYHRLLERYIYKG, via the coding sequence ATGAAAAATGTGTTTGTCCGGGATATCCGGCAGGGAGACAAGGTCAGCGATGTCTTCCTGGTAGCGGAAAAGAACATGGCCTTTTCCCAGAAGGGGGCCCCCTACCTCAGCCTCAAGCTGAAGGACCGCACGGGAGAGGTGGATGGCAAGGTCTGGGACCACGCCCCCGAATGGGACCAGGCTTTCAAAAAAGGGGATTTCGTCCAGGTCAACGCCCGGGCCGTCAGCTACCGGGACGCCGTCCAGCTCAACGTCCTGGGGCTCAAGAAACTGGACGAGAGCGAAGTCGATCCGATGGATTTCCTTCCCGCGAGCGCCGGGGATCCCGAGGCGATGTTTGCCGAGCTCATGGGCTTCGTGGACCGGATCGCGACCCCCCACCTGAAGGCCCTCCTCACGGCCTTCTTCCGGGACGAGGCCCTCGTGGGCCGCTTCAAGCGGGCCCCCGCGGCCAAGAGTTTCCACCACAACACCCTCGGGGGGCTCCTGGAGCACACCCTGTCGGTGACGAGACTCCTGGAGCGGGCAGCGGATCACTATCCCGGCGCCGACCGGGACCTCCTCATCACCGGCGGCATCCTCCACGACATCGGCAAGGTCCACGAGTTCTCCTACGACCGCATGGTGGAGTACACCGATGCGGGGAGGCTGGTGGGACACATCGTCATGGGGGTCGAGATGCTGGACGCCCGGCTGGCCGAACTGCCGGACTTTCCGGAACAGGCCGCCATGGCCCTCCGGCACCTGATCCTGAGCCACCACGGCGTCCTGGAGTTCGGCTCCCCCAAGAGGCCCAAGACCCTGGAGGCCCTGATCGTCCACCACATGGACGACCTGGACGCCAAGGTCAACGCCCTCCAGACCTTCATCGAGTCCTCGCCGGAAGAGGATTCCGGGTGGACCCCCTATCACCGTCTCCTGGAGCGCTACATCTACAAGGGATGA
- the fdhD gene encoding formate dehydrogenase accessory sulfurtransferase FdhD has protein sequence MTSRRTDPVEIMDILVFREGAFRTTSLPVIREVLLEVRLDGRRMAAIACTGEHAEELAVGFLRSEGRIGRAGDIGRIEQMPDGPPDPAWPGEVLTVEITSVGGTAAAEETTGGDTITSSGGRSGRRRPAGPILKAGMPTIPPEKVLRLVDDLVEACVLHERTRGVHGAALADPDGLLAVREDIGRHNALDMLSGYALLNGIDCSEKFLVRTGRASVEIVSKAIVMGIPILLSLGVPTTEAVRSAERAGITLVGRIRKRSMNIYSHDERIGRTT, from the coding sequence ATGACCTCCCGTAGAACGGATCCCGTTGAGATCATGGACATCCTGGTTTTCCGCGAGGGCGCCTTCCGGACCACCAGCCTGCCGGTAATCCGGGAAGTGCTCCTGGAAGTCCGGCTGGACGGGCGGCGCATGGCCGCCATCGCCTGCACGGGAGAACACGCCGAAGAGCTGGCGGTCGGTTTTCTCCGTTCCGAGGGCCGGATCGGGCGGGCCGGGGACATCGGCCGCATCGAGCAGATGCCCGACGGGCCGCCGGACCCGGCATGGCCGGGGGAGGTCCTGACGGTGGAGATCACGAGTGTCGGCGGGACAGCCGCTGCAGAGGAGACAACCGGAGGAGACACCATCACGTCCAGCGGAGGGCGGAGCGGACGCCGCCGTCCCGCCGGTCCCATCCTGAAAGCCGGGATGCCGACGATCCCGCCGGAGAAGGTCCTGCGCCTTGTCGACGATCTCGTGGAGGCCTGTGTGCTCCACGAAAGGACCCGGGGCGTCCACGGCGCCGCCCTGGCCGATCCGGACGGGCTTCTGGCCGTCCGCGAGGACATCGGCCGCCATAACGCCCTGGACATGCTCTCCGGCTACGCCCTTCTGAACGGGATCGACTGCTCGGAGAAGTTCCTCGTCAGGACGGGGCGTGCCTCCGTGGAGATCGTATCCAAGGCGATCGTGATGGGAATCCCCATCCTGCTTTCCCTGGGCGTACCCACGACGGAGGCGGTCCGCTCCGCGGAGCGGGCGGGCATCACCCTGGTCGGAAGGATCCGGAAGAGATCCATGAACATCTACTCACACGACGAACGAATAGGAAGAACGACATGA